The sequence below is a genomic window from Coffea arabica cultivar ET-39 chromosome 8e, Coffea Arabica ET-39 HiFi, whole genome shotgun sequence.
CAAAACAATTCAgacacaaaaataaaacaaaaagaaaagaaatcagcaGGCAGGAGAATCCAGTATGTCTCTCAAACACTAGGGATCACAAATGGAAATCTCTGTGAAACAACCCAATACAGGTCACAGAAAACAAACTTGGATATCATATCAAACAAGAGGTTTAGTTTCATAATACCTGATATATGTAAAAGATACGGTCAGATGCAGTCTCAAGCTGAACATCTGAGTAGTTGATCGGAGATCGGTAGTGTGTTCCAATCAAGAAAAGACGCAAAGCCAGAGGATGATAAACTTCTAAAACCTTATAGAAGACAAAGATAAAGGCGTCAACGCTTTTAGAAATGGGACAAAGTTATAGAAgtttgaacaagaaatttaaaagaatACTCATAAAGGTATTTGCGTGGACAATTCAGTAATTTGGTACCTGCCGAATTGTGAAAAAATTTCCAAgtgattttgacattttttctGAATCAACAGTGACAAATCCATTGTGCATCCAATAGCTCACGTTGCTCCTGTCACATGCAGCACAACTTTGAGCAATTTCATTCTCATGGTGCGGAAACACAAGATCCATCCCTCCACCATGTATGTCAAATGAATAACCAAGATAAGCAGCACTCATGGCACTGCATTCAATGTGCCATCCAGGCCTTCCAGGACCCCAGGGACTCTCCCAAAAAGGCTCTCCCTCCTTTGCAGACTGTAAAAGTCATTTTAAGACTCACATCACAGCAGAAGTAGAAGAACAATAACCATATGTAGATCGGATCTATTAATTCAGATTATCCAACTAAATACAGAAGTTCCTGCAATCAGCATCGAGAGTTAATCATAGCACTTTCATCTTCAGAAAATGATAACAAATATACATATTGCTTGAACTTAGTCAACCTGTCAAGCAAAAAATGCTATGCGGGGTCAACCCTCCAACTCAATCATACCCAAATGGGTACTCTAACCTTTACTCCTCCTTTAACTACAGGTTAGTTGATCAAATAAGTAAAAgcaacccaaaaagaaaaacaaaaattcaaaaggagATCTACTAACTACAGCCCTTTTTTTGCTTGGATATATTACATCAGTTAGTTCACAAACATATGGAGTATGCATGCAGAACGTAAGTTGCAAACATTGTTCCAAAGAAAAAATAGGTATTCTGACTTACTTTCCACAGAGCAAAATCAGCTGGGTGTTTCTTCCTTGAGTCCACTGCTACACGCTCACCTGCTCTATTAtcttccaattttcttccagaTAACCGTCCATATTCCGGGAATTTGTCTACAGAGAAGTACACGTCACCGTCGATCATATAAGCAAAATCCTTATCAAGGATCTGTCACAAATCAGTGGAGTTAAGCCGTACTCAGTTTAAACATAGAGCAAGCAGTATCAGTGTCAGAACCAAGAGAAAGGAGACAATGCACTTGGGATACAACAATTACACTGCTCTTCAGAattgaaagaaagagaaagaattcATCAACATGTATCACTAAGAAATCAGAAATATCTCATCAGGTAGCAAAAGCTGCAAGTAAGATATTTATAGGCCCACAAAACTCATGGAATAGTCTCTATTACAATATTTCTTCTTAGTCTCAGATTAAGGCTTCACAGGCCAAGAACAGATAATAACTTTCCCTTACAATGTGTAGGTAAGCCACAAATGTCTGATACTGCACGTGCAAGAGCATCAGTCATCCAATAAAAGTGTTCAGATTTCCACATAAACAAACATTCTAGCGTCCAGACTCTCTGTCTCTGTGCGTTAGTACTTTCGTGAAGATCATGTATGTATGTTCTTCTATGGATATAATAGATATATGTCTTACAAAGATGCATGCATATCTTCTTGTGTAACACTTTTGGTTATTCATCCATAAGGGATCACAAGGCCATCATTTAATGCATGAGAATGATGTTATGATCTTGAATTTTGAACCACCTCTCCCGCATACAAACAGAGATAAGAGTATCAATTCCGCTGTTCACCACAAACATAAATTTGATAAACAAACATAAGCCGTTGTAGGTTACAACCTAAAAAGACAAAGTAAATATCTGATATTGACTTGAACTAACAGAATGGGTAGAGTCCTAAGAAACTTATGGCACTGATTCAAGAGTTTCAGTAACATGAAGAAAAAGCAATTCAAATGAGTGCCAACCCCTTAGCCTAGGTTCTAAACAACAGCTGGTACTGACCTAAATGAAGAAAGAACAACATTTCCACAAACCATAAACATAAGTAAAAAGCGAGAAGAAAAGAACCATGATCAATCATCCATGATTAGTAATACCTGCTTGATCATATCTATAATTTGAGGTAGATGATCAGAGACACGAGGCTCTGTAGAAGGAGCAAGACATTGAAGGTGAGTCATGTCATAATGAAACTCTTCACAATATCGCCTGCTTAAATTTATTGGGTCCTCCCCCAACTGATTTGCACGGGCAATAATCTACAGAATCGAAAATGTcagacttaggtagcctgtaaCACGTGTAAAAGGAAGATGATGGTATGAAGTTTTTAAGAGTTAAGAATCATTTCAGATGCTAACATTATAGAAACTGCACACGTGCCATTATGAAAAGGGTCATATTAGGCCACATTCCTAGTTATAATGAGACTTTCCAATTGAACACCAAAAGATCTCTATCATTCTTCACTAAGGAAAGCAGTCCATCTTTATACCTTCCAACATGTGGTTCTACTTTTTACTATAACTACAACTTTTATACTTAGATCTATTACTACTGTTCAAAAATAGTAGAAAATCTATTCCAATTTCACCTTACATTAcatcaattgaaaaaaaaaaaaaaacaacaacaacaacaatgtACCCCTTCTCGAACAATTCTAGttggttactttaaataaataaataaataaaaatctaGTTAGTCACTTCATTTTCCCACATCAAAAGATAAGAACATAAAATTAATTCTTAAAACAAAATGACAGCAGTCTCATATGTAAAGCTTGGGAGCAAATTTATATTTCGAAAATGCATGGCATAGTGCGTGAGAATGAATTTACTTCACCAAATTGCAAATGAAAAAGCTCCAGGTAGCTTATCCAAATACCAGAGCAAATACTAATGCAGAAATCTATttaaaaaaagaggaagaaactCATGCACCTTGTCATCAACATCAGTAAAATTGCGCACATACTTGACTTCATATCCCATGTACCTGAGATATCTGcctaattttcaaaaaatgaacCACAAAGATCCAATTAGTTTCATCGTTTATGTAATCTCATACAATCTAACTTGAAGTAAGCACGACATATATCAGCCCAAAACAAATTCTTGAGGGAAGGAAAAAGTATACAAAAACCCATTTGTATCCCCGACTTACCATCAGCTTAACTGTTTTAGCGACCAGGAATTATTGGAAAAGACTAAAATCATAAACATTAATATCTGCAGTTCAGTTCTAGCTATCTGACAGTCACCAACTATAAGAGCATATACATACTACGTACATAAAAGTGGCATCATTCTCCAGTGAAGATTTTGAAGACTCTCTTTTTGCAAGTTAATCACTTCAGAGTAGAGCTTCAAATCAACATCCcaaatttattccaaaaaaaaccCCCCAAAAAGTCTATCCTTTTTACGTTTTCCTCTACAAAGATTACAACTTTTCACCGTTAATCGGACTCACCACTTGAATACTCCAAAATGTTGCTCATTTTACCTTTTTTCCAGCTTATCATATTCCTTACAACCCCTATGAATGGACCGAAAGCGGAGCAAAAGCCAAAAACTTCATAAAATCAAATACATGAAGATATTAAAATGGGGAAAAAACAAAGATTTTGAAGGGCAAGGGGCACTTAACCTATAGAGAACATCGAAGAAGACGTAAACGCGAGCATGGCCAATGTGGCTAAGATCATAAGCGGTGACACCACAAACGTACATGCCCACTTTTCCAGCCAATTTGGGCTTGAACAACTCCTTCTGCTTACTCATCGTATTGTACAGCCACAGCTGCTTATTATTCTCTGGCTGTATATTCCCATTCTCACTATTGATGCCTGGCCGTGTCTGTGGATTAGCACTATTACTAGtactgattgagctgaaataaCGAAGCCGAATGATTTTGGACTGAACTGTCCTAGTGTTGGGACAAGCGCCCGTTGGGACGAAGACCCTTTTCTGAAGAAGGGCGGGGACTGGGGAATGGGGCGGAGAGAGAAAGGGGCGATAGCACTTGAGGAGGAGAGTGGTGGCCATTCTTGAGTTTCCCTGAGGAttcaccacaaaattttctgcaTTACCATTAGATTATCCTCCGCCCGCCTGAGTGAGACAGTAGTAGTATCAGCTAAAACCAGTAGTACTACCAACATTGCAAAAGAAGATAGAGGCCCTAAATCGTGCCGACTTTTGTTCTCTTTGGTTGAAAACGTGAATATAGAGGGTGGGTCAACGCCTAAAACGCTGTGTATGTTTTTtttgattcaagtgtgagaCCATTAAAAACCCATTAAAAACGTTGTGTATGCATTGGTGACACCAATGTCGTGGGATCAAGTGACACCAATATGCTTGATATCCCTTGAATAATAATTATACTCTTTGCCTAGTTTGGAAGCATAGGATAGAAAATAAAAGATGAGAGGAGtttgttatttcaaataacctcCCAAACAAACTCtaatagctagtttgggagtttaggatagaaaagaaaagaaaagaaaagaaaccttaggttatgaaagaaaagaaatgatgaaaaaagaaaagaagagattttGATGATGTTTGGGAGtttaaagaaagaaatagaaagattttAGATATATTtatatgtcattaaaaatttgttCAATAACCATTTAAAGACATAATtgacattttgaaaaaaatttgtagCCACTTTTCCCCTTTCCgtccaaatcaagccaaaatggGAGGAAAGCTTTTCTCTACTGTAGCCTCAAAATGAATCTGGTCAAATCAGtccatttcatttcttttctgaCATAAAAAATCTCCCAAACGGCGGAATATTAATTCCCTCtgttactttcttttcttttctggtcAAATCTCTCCTTCCAAACGCACTATAAGTTacgaaagaagagaaaagaatggcaatgattttgatgttatttgggagtttaagaaaaaaatagaaagattttagATATATGTGTTAACTAAAATTTGGTTTCGTGCTCATCTAAGGATAGAATtggtattttgaaaaattttgtaagcTTTTTTCGACATCCCATCCAAATCAGATCATAAGTGGGCGAAAAAGTTTTCGAACTGTAACAACACACTAAAATCTCTCCTCATCAGGCAAAATCCTTTATTCCTGTTGCAAGTAAACTCGCAAACGAAAAAACATATTCCTTCCTCCCactttctttccctttcctaTCAAATCCCATATCCCAAACTACCTCAGGTAAGGTTTTGGATTAGAAGCAACGTTCCGAGTTTTATCGGGGAAGTCATCTCTTGAATTTGCTCGACTTCACATTAATTGGAATCCCAATGTGGTTATTGAACACCGGAAAAAAGAAATGGAGCATGTATCGGGCAAAAGGCAATGTGGCCCTCTGAACtgaaattattttcaaattgTCCCTTCAAACTGAAACAATTTGACCACTCAATTTTCAAATTGTCCCTTCTAATTGAAACAATAATATGTTTTCAATGTGACCactcaattatattttttattttttttcaatttggagATCAAAAATTTCTGAATTTCGATGACCAAATTAAGCTCTTTACCTATTTTGGATGGACCTACCTTCGGACGACAGTTCCTTCAGTGGTCGGAGAGATGAGAGagggtgggggggggggtggaAGAAGGGTACCATACAATCTTTGACAAGAACTACGAGAGATTAATATAAAAAATGCGGTTCTCTATGCAGGAGAAATGTTCCTAATTCTGCTCTGTTGTTTGCTTTTTTACCTATCAACAATCAATTTCTGAAGTATACATTGTCACCATTTCTATCTAACCCTTCATGTTTGAATAAATCATATGCTACAAAGAATTGCCGCCAAACTCGTGAAGCAAAGAATGATGCAAAATGTTTAACAAATCTTCGACGATAGGGCCTAAAGTATCAGGCACTCGTCAGCTGCCACATACTCGGCTCAAGAAGATTTCCCAGAGGTATCAGATGCCAGTTTACAGCCCCCCTCAAGGAAAATGTAGCATCTTTTGTCATTGCAAATCAGCATCACCTATCATGCTAATGAACATACCTTATCTGCAAACCCACGATTGTTCCAGAGTTGGTCCAGTCAGATAAAACAGTAAtcaaaattttagaatttttcaaatgatcaaaGTCACACGAACGCAACAGCAagttactatatatatatatgtatgtatttcTCTCTTTGGCATGATTTATCAGCTAGAGAGGACGGATCATGAAAAGAATCCTTCAGTAATATAAATATTGCTTAGTTAAGTTTTCTGTCTTCTATGATGAGATGAGATGCATGCAAGCAATCAGCTGGATTATGACATAATTAGTGGCTAGTAGGATAGAAGCTTGTTTACCTTGTCTGGAGTTAACACAGCATAAGCGACTGTCATCTATGTAAGTTGCTTGAAGACCCATCATCCACGACCCCACAGATGTGTCATCGTGAGCATAAGTCTTCAAAGATGCACTGCACAACAGCAACCGAAAAATGAGAGCTAATAGAATAAAAAATTATCATTAACATTCTAGCCCATCTGACTAAGTTAAATAAGGTAGCACAGGCAGGGAAGAAGAATAGTAGAAACAAGGACAGAGTTGTGGTTGAGCCACTCTAGTATCAGCtagcttttgttttcttgtgttATTTTCAAGGTAGTCATCTGTTCTGAAGCATAAAACTGGTTAGCACCAAAGACTTCTCAATAAGAATGTTACGAGTCCATAGGTAGTTTTGCAATGCTATTATTCAAGCAGCTCTCGAGATCAGTAATTTAGGTATGAATATTTTTCAGGAACGCAAATCTCATAGCAGGATACCATTTCTATTGTGGGATTAGCAAAGTTTTGTCACTACAAAAGAGAAGGAACGACCTCTAATTAGCAGCAGCCTTTTGAGATATAGAATAGCATAGCATGCACAAAGATTAGAAAAGCTTGTTGAGGTCTACCCttcaatttgaaaaatcatcagaAGATTCAGAACCCAGACCCTAATTGAAAGGGAAGAATTAATAACTGACCTGTTGATGTAAATATACTCGGACAAATTTTTGGTGAGTATGAAAAGTGAACCAGCAGCATGCCGGAAGTACctgaagaaaaataaagtattaAATATGACAGAGAGAGGTCAACAATTCTAATACCTTACAAGACCAAAAGTTGTCAAGAAATTTAATGCTCAGAAAAAAGAATACATTAGATATGAGAGAGATGGAGAGAGAGTGGTCAATGATTAAAATTTCTTGCAAGACCCCCAAAAAAATGCTGTTCAGAATTACAATGAAAAACAGAAGGCAACAATTTATTGTGCAAGTTAGAATCAAAATACTATTCTGTTTACAAAACCACTTACGATTTCTGATCCCCAAATTTCCACCATTCCGGTTCATACCATGGCCTTCCCCTGTAAAATGTTCAGATCAATCAGGCATAGTGTTAAGCACTTCACCATGACCTTGTTGGGCAAAGACAATTTAATAGTTAATGTAATCAAGTCATTGCCAAGCAGAAAGGTTGTAACAGATAAAACATGGAATTCTACATCTTTTCCTGACAAAGCCATAAACATTTTGTGCAAGTACAGTATCATAAGTAGAAAGTGAGGCCTAACCCTACCGCAAAGAAAGCACTACCAATGCTCACAGATCATACATATTGTGGAAGTAAAGTATATGTAAAAATTGAACGAGCAGAGGGAGGGCGCAAAGTAGTGAAAATCATACACCTTCACGCACAAACATCACAGTGACTATCAATCCATGAGGTCTGCCTCAACAATCTAAATAACTACATGCAACTGTCTGCACTTCAGAATACGTCTACCACATGTGTCACCAAAGCGCTTAATTGAAGCCTTTTATGCACATAATTCATACAAGCTAAAAGATTTCATGCCATTGAGGTATTGACTAACAGCAGTGGTTGAAGCCTTTGGGCTAATTCATGgtcaaaaacaacttcaaaagctATTCAAGGAAAGTGCAAAAAATTAGTTCTTTTGTCATAAGAATCATACACCTTGGACATAAAGATATTCTATCTTCTAAAAATACTATAACATGGAAAATGTTTAGTAATTAATGCAACAAGAGATAGAAGCATTACTCTTCAGCAACCACTTCTCCTGATTTCATGCATCCCATATAAGCACTTTCTTGACCACGTCGGCTCTGAAGAAGTTCAATCAGTCCTTCTGTAAATCACAATTACTGGTTCTTAAAGGCCTAAAAAATGGCAACTAGAAGCAGTAAACAttggaaagaaaagattgaTGAGAAGGATTTTGAATTTCGCATGACACGATTTAGTATCTTGTTTCAAGGTGGTTATAATCAGAT
It includes:
- the LOC113703430 gene encoding cysteine--tRNA ligase, chloroplastic/mitochondrial-like isoform X1, translating into MATTLLLKCYRPFLSPPHSPVPALLQKRVFVPTGACPNTRTVQSKIIRLRYFSSISTSNSANPQTRPGINSENGNIQPENNKQLWLYNTMSKQKELFKPKLAGKVGMYVCGVTAYDLSHIGHARVYVFFDVLYRYLRYMGYEVKYVRNFTDVDDKIIARANQLGEDPINLSRRYCEEFHYDMTHLQCLAPSTEPRVSDHLPQIIDMIKQILDKDFAYMIDGDVYFSVDKFPEYGRLSGRKLEDNRAGERVAVDSRKKHPADFALWKSAKEGEPFWESPWGPGRPGWHIECSAMSAAYLGYSFDIHGGGMDLVFPHHENEIAQSCAACDRSNVSYWMHNGFVTVDSEKMSKSLGNFFTIRQVLEVYHPLALRLFLIGTHYRSPINYSDVQLETASDRIFYIYQSLYDCENVLGEDDEATWKNVNPPETASCINEFHDDFLTSMSDDLHTPVVLAAMSDPLKTINDLIHTRKGKKQELRLESLAALEKALRHVLTVLGLMPTSYSEALQQLREKALKRAKLTEDEVLQRIEERTTARKNKEYEKSDAIRKDLAAVGIALMDSPEGTTWRPAIPLALQEKLVAAT
- the LOC113703430 gene encoding cysteine--tRNA ligase, chloroplastic/mitochondrial-like isoform X2, whose translation is MILATLAMLAFTSSSMFSIGRYLRYMGYEVKYVRNFTDVDDKIIARANQLGEDPINLSRRYCEEFHYDMTHLQCLAPSTEPRVSDHLPQIIDMIKQILDKDFAYMIDGDVYFSVDKFPEYGRLSGRKLEDNRAGERVAVDSRKKHPADFALWKSAKEGEPFWESPWGPGRPGWHIECSAMSAAYLGYSFDIHGGGMDLVFPHHENEIAQSCAACDRSNVSYWMHNGFVTVDSEKMSKSLGNFFTIRQVLEVYHPLALRLFLIGTHYRSPINYSDVQLETASDRIFYIYQSLYDCENVLGEDDEATWKNVNPPETASCINEFHDDFLTSMSDDLHTPVVLAAMSDPLKTINDLIHTRKGKKQELRLESLAALEKALRHVLTVLGLMPTSYSEALQQLREKALKRAKLTEDEVLQRIEERTTARKNKEYEKSDAIRKDLAAVGIALMDSPEGTTWRPAIPLALQEKLVAAT